In Gambusia affinis linkage group LG08, SWU_Gaff_1.0, whole genome shotgun sequence, a single window of DNA contains:
- the LOC122835701 gene encoding receptor-type tyrosine-protein phosphatase eta isoform X1 produces the protein MVTVYTKPEAVNSLTVTEVTTTSLSLNWTEPDGERQFYTVKWENENKHLNTSETQVKVTELTPGKNYCFNVTAVARDNKTESDERKICQYTKPEAVNSLTVTEVTTSSLFVNWTKPKGSSSFYRVQWKGGEINDQRNVSETSLTISNLTAGEQYTITVTAVAADKLTEGKSEIALKYTRPNSVTGLTKTEITTSSVTLKWNQTNSKPPYLYEVQLESESQPKVVNTTTFTFDSLKSGSKYTFTVTTMTEDYTRAESVTVFYYTRPYNITVLNAFTLSTTAIYLNWTRPYEYKDDFKYWVETTGCHNQNTSSKGESVTFSGLTSGTNCSFCVTVMAEDGTEGKETCTTQYTQPQVALLNIANEGSNNSVLVSWTNLPGNVEKYDLHLNCSSSPNQTATPIEKRSFNNTYRFYNLHAAELCSAVMISNSGTFKVPSEIVTTATYPNPPGNIDIQKQTTSSIELQWGKAPDMEYAFNYSYKLTYNRSLNDIKIPSIKTNYNFSQLLSGTSYNISVTTVGPMNFESKSVYIYVTTRPHNVKSVTLDPGEEHINLNWILPDEYKETYRFFVAWQSHDGAYPTNTTSNKTSYNITGLTPGTNYNIFIITKTSDGTESATEKMSGCTKPQVALLNISNEGSNNSVLVSWTNPRGNVEKYDLHLNCSSSPNQTATPIEKRSFNNTYRFYNLHAAELCSAVMISNSGTFKVPSEIVTTATYPNPPGNIDIQKQTTSSIELQWGKAPDMEYAFNYSYKLTFNRSLDDIKIPSDKTNYSLSQLPSGTSYNISVTTVGPMYFESKSVYIYVTTRPHNVKSVTLDPGEEHINLNWTQPDEYKETYRFFVAWQSRDWAYPTNTTSNKTLYNITGLTPGTNYNIFIITKTSDGTESATEKMSGCTNASPVNNLRCDGPNSGDAKLILNWNEPKGKYYNFKFTVTNTSTLSYTNSFEHIISNLTYHSTYSITVETQSCGNSSPPQWITCQTGVTKPPIPSDFAKQVSKTHTTFTLQVKTDLISNSKGPVTHVGILVTSDDSAKIPDIENFLAKTYSEWKSKSAIAYLATVMNYTQTFLRSSTPLDFEIGKGSTWEGYANDPLDPSGSYRYAVVVCTYLVVDSRRIDTSKSVCSISDLSTVIILDKDPAITYIAVGVTLGIFGFLFVILIGFIIYWRRLSRKESPDIQIQSMGGKVSVAVRVEDFEAYYRKQKADSSCGFAEEFEDLKPVGTAQAKLHALALENKPKNRYNNVLPYDSSRVKLSVVHGSPNEDYINANYMPGYLSRKEYIAAQGPLPATVNEFWRMVWEKNVQTLVMLTRCNEQGRVKCEQYWSSGTKHCEDIIVTTTSEIQLEDWTIRDFDIKNVKTTEVRSVRHFHFTAWPDHGVPETTELLISFRHLVREHMNQYSRNSPTVVHCSAGVGRTGTFIAIDRLIFQIERENTVDVYGIVHDLRMHRPLMVQTEDQYVFLNQCALDIIRARTGNNVDLIYQNTAAISIYENVEPKRGY, from the exons ATGGTGACTGTCTACACAA AGCCTGAAGCAGTCAACAGTCTTACTGTCACTGAGGTAACAACAACCTCGTTGTCTCTGAATTGGACTGAACCTGATGGGGAAAGACAGTTTTATACAGTAAAgtgggaaaatgaaaacaaacatttgaatacAAGTGAGACTCAGGTGAAAGTGACTGAGCTGACTCCTGGAAAGAACTACTGTTTTAATGTCACAGCTGTGGCTAGAGACAACAAAACAGAGAGTGATGAGAGAAAAATTTGTCAATATACAA AGCCTGAAGCAGTCAACAGTCTTACTGTCACTGAGGTAACAACGTCATCTCTATTTGTGAACTGGACAAAACCAAAGGGAAGCAGCTCTTTCTATAGAGTTCAGTGGAAAGGTGGGGAAATAAATGACCAAAGAAATGTATCTGAGACATCTCTGACCATTTCTAATCTGACTGCTGGTGAGCAGTATACAATAACTGTAACTGCTGTAGCTGCTGATAAACTCACTGAAGGAAAGAGTGAGATTGCTTTGAAATACACAA GACCAAATTCGGTGACGGGTCTGACAAAGACGGAAATCACCACTAGTTCAGTAACCCTGAAGTGGAATCAGACAAACAGCAAACCACCATACCTTTATGAAGTGCAGCTTGAAAGTGAATCACAGCCAAAAGTGGTAAACACTACAACGTTTACATTTGATAGTCTTAAGTCTGGGAGCAAATACACTTTTACCGTCACTACAATGACAGAAGATTACACTCGAGCAGAGTCTGTGACGGTTTTCTACTATACAA GGCCTTATAATATCAcagttttaaatgcttttacCTTAAGCACAACTGCTATTTACCTAAACTGGACAAGACCATACGAGTACAAGGATGACTTCAAATATTGGGTGGAGACAACGGGCTGTCACAACCAAAATACCAGCTCAAAAGGAGAAAGTGTGACCTTCTCAGGTCTCACCTCTGGAACCAACTGCAGCTTCTGTGTTACTGTCATGGCAGAGGATGGCACTGAAGGGAAAGAGACCTGCACCACTCAGTACACAC AACCCCAGGTGGCTTTGCTCAATATCGCCAATGAGGGATCCAATAATTCAGTCCTGGTATCATGGACCAACCTTCCTGGAAATGTGGAGAAATATGACCTTCATCTAAACTGCTCCTCCAGTCCAAATCAAACAGCAACTCCAATAGAAAAGCGCAGTTTTAACAACACTTACAGGTTTTATAACCTGCATGCTGCAGAGCTCTGCAGTGCTGTGATGATTTCTAACAGTGGAACATTCAAAGTACCATCTGAAATTGTTACAACTGCAACTT ACCCAAATCCTCCTGGGAATATTGACATCCAGAAGCAGACAACCAGTTCTATTGAACTGCAATGGGGAAAAGCACCTGATATGGAATATGCATTCAACTACAGCTACAAGCTGACCTACAATCGTTCTCTGAACGATATAAAAATCCCTTCTATCAAGACAAATTACAATTTTTCCCAACTTCTGTCTGGGACCTCCTACAACATTTCTGTGACAACTGTGGGACCAATGAATTTTGAGAGTAAATCTGTTTACATATACGTGACCACAA GACCTCACAATGTGAAGTCTGTCACACTTGATCCTGGCGAGGAACATATCAATTTAAATTGGATCCTACCTGATGAGTATAAGGAAACCTATCGTTTTTTTGTCGCCTGGCAAAGCCATGATGGGGCTTATCCTACGAACACCACAAGTAATAAAACTTCATATAACATCACTGGACTGACGCCTGGTACTAACTAcaacatcttcatcatcaccaaGACCTCTGATGGAACAGAATCTGCCACAGAGAAGATGTCCGGCTGCACAA AACCCCAGGTGGCTTTGCTCAATATCTCCAATGAGGGATCCAATAATTCAGTCCTGGTATCATGGACCAACCCTCGTGGAAATGTGGAGAAATATGACCTTCATCTAAACTGCTCCTCCAGTCCAAATCAAACAGCAACTCCAATAGAAAAGCGCAGTTTTAACAACACTTACAGGTTTTATAACCTGCATGCTGCAGAGCTCTGCAGTGCTGTGATGATTTCTAACAGTGGAACATTCAAAGTACCATCTGAAATTGTTACAACTGCAACTT ACCCAAATCCTCCTGGGAATATTGACATCCAGAAGCAGACAACCAGTTCTATTGAACTGCAATGGGGAAAAGCACCTGATATGGAATATGCATTCAACTACAGCTACAAGCTGACCTTCAATCGTTCTCTGGACGATATAAAAATCCCTTCTGACAAGACAAATTACAGTTTGTCCCAACTTCCTTCTGGGACCTCCTACAACATTTCTGTGACAACTGTGGGACCAATGTATTTTGAGAGTAAATCTGTTTACATATACGTGACCACAA GACCTCACAATGTGAAGTCTGTCACACTTGATCCTGGCGAGGAACATATCAATTTAAATTGGACCCAACCTGATGAGTATAAGGAAACCTATCGTTTTTTTGTCGCCTGGCAAAGCCGTGATTGGGCTTATCCTACGAACACCACAAGTAATAAAACTTTATATAACATCACTGGACTGACGCCTGGTACTAACTAcaacatcttcatcatcaccaaGACCTCTGATGGAACAGAATCTGCCACAGAGAAGATGTCCGGCTGCACAA ATGCAAGTCCTGTGAATAACTTAAGATGTGATGGACCAAACTCTGGAGATGCAAAACTTATTCTGAATTGGAACGAGCCCAAAGGAAAATACTATAATTTCAAGTTTACTGTAACCAACACTTCCACCCTTTCTTATACGAATAGTTTTGAACACATTATTTCTAATCTTACTTACCATTCTACTTATAGTATTACAGTAGAGACTCAGAGTTGTGGAAATTCTAGCCCTCCTCAGTGGATAACATGTCAGACAGGTGTCACAA AGCCCCCCATTCCATCAGACTTTGCGAAGCAGGTGTCTAAAACTCACACTACATTCACCCTTCAAGTTAAAACTGACCTGATAAGCAACTCTAAAGGACCAGTGACTCATGTTGGGATTCTGGTAACAAGCGATGACAGTG ccAAAATTCCTGATATTGAAAATTTCCTGGCGAAAACATACAGTGAATGGAAATCAAAGTCTGCAATAGCATATCTTGCAACAGTAATGAACTATACCCAAACGTTCCTTAGAAGTTCTACTCCCTTAGACTTTGAGATAGGAAAAGGATCAACATGGGAAGGCTATGCTAATGATCCTCTGGATCCATCTGGAAGTTATAG ATATGCTGTTGTGGTTTGTACCTATTTGGTTGTGGATTCAAGAAGAATTGACACCAGCAAATCAGTTTGTTCTATATCAGATTTGTCTACTGTGATTATTCTCGACAAAGATCCAG CTATCACCTATATTGCTGTTGGAGTAACGTTGGGAATTTTTGGATTTCTCTTTGTCATCCTTATTGGTTTCATCATCTATTGGAGAAG GTTATCCCGTAAGGAGTCTCCTGACATCCAGATTCAGTCGATGGG gGGGAAAGT AAGTGTGGCTGTGAGAGTGGAGGACTTTGAAGCTTACTACAGGAAGCAGAAAGCTGACTCCAGCTGTGGCTTTGCTGAAGAATTTGAG gaCCTGAAGCCTGTTGGTACAGCTCAGGCAAAACTGCATGCACTGGCTCTTGAAAACAAGCCTAAAAATCGCTACAACAACGTGCTTCCTT ATGACTCCTCGAGAGTGAAACTCTCTGTTGTCCATGGAAGTCCAAACGAAGATTACATCAATGCTAACTACATGCCG GGTTACCTTTCCAGGAAGGAGTACATCGCAGCTCAGGGACCTTTGCCTGCAACAGTCAACGAGTTCTGGAGGATGGTCTGGGAGAAGAACGTCCAAACTCTGGTCATGCTAACACGCTGTAATGAACAAGGAAGG GTTAAATGTGAGCAGTACTGGAGTTCTGGCACCAAACACTGTGAAGACATCATTGTGACAACAACCTCTGAAATCCAACTTGAAGACTGGACCATCAGggattttgacataaaaaat GTGAAAACAACAGAGGTCCGCTCAGTCCGCCACTTCCATTTCACAGCCTGGCCTGATCACGGCGTTCCAGAAACCACAGAGCTTCTGATCAGTTTCAGACATCTGGTCAGAGAGCACATGAACCAGTATTCCAGAAACTCCCCCACAGTGGTTCACTGCAG TGCTGGAGTCGGGCGCACAGGCACCTTCATAGCCATCGATCGCTTGATCTTCCAGATCGAGAGGGAAAACACTGTAGATGTGTACGGCATTGTACATGATCTGCGAATGCACCGGCCCCTTATGGTGCAGACTGAA GACCAGTATGTCTTCCTAAACCAGTGTGCCTTGGACATCATCCGGGCGAGAACTGGGAACAATGTGGATCTAATCTACCAGAACACAGCTGCCATCTCAATTTATGAAAACGTAGAACCCAAAAGGGGATATTAG
- the LOC122835701 gene encoding receptor-type tyrosine-protein phosphatase eta isoform X3 — translation MVTVYTRPNSVTGLTKTEITTSSVTLKWNQTNSKPPYLYEVQLESESQPKVVNTTTFTFDSLKSGSKYTFTVTTMTEDYTRAESVTVFYYTRPYNITVLNAFTLSTTAIYLNWTRPYEYKDDFKYWVETTGCHNQNTSSKGESVTFSGLTSGTNCSFCVTVMAEDGTEGKETCTTQYTQPQVALLNIANEGSNNSVLVSWTNLPGNVEKYDLHLNCSSSPNQTATPIEKRSFNNTYRFYNLHAAELCSAVMISNSGTFKVPSEIVTTATYPNPPGNIDIQKQTTSSIELQWGKAPDMEYAFNYSYKLTYNRSLNDIKIPSIKTNYNFSQLLSGTSYNISVTTVGPMNFESKSVYIYVTTRPHNVKSVTLDPGEEHINLNWILPDEYKETYRFFVAWQSHDGAYPTNTTSNKTSYNITGLTPGTNYNIFIITKTSDGTESATEKMSGCTKPQVALLNISNEGSNNSVLVSWTNPRGNVEKYDLHLNCSSSPNQTATPIEKRSFNNTYRFYNLHAAELCSAVMISNSGTFKVPSEIVTTATYPNPPGNIDIQKQTTSSIELQWGKAPDMEYAFNYSYKLTFNRSLDDIKIPSDKTNYSLSQLPSGTSYNISVTTVGPMYFESKSVYIYVTTRPHNVKSVTLDPGEEHINLNWTQPDEYKETYRFFVAWQSRDWAYPTNTTSNKTLYNITGLTPGTNYNIFIITKTSDGTESATEKMSGCTNASPVNNLRCDGPNSGDAKLILNWNEPKGKYYNFKFTVTNTSTLSYTNSFEHIISNLTYHSTYSITVETQSCGNSSPPQWITCQTGVTKPPIPSDFAKQVSKTHTTFTLQVKTDLISNSKGPVTHVGILVTSDDSAKIPDIENFLAKTYSEWKSKSAIAYLATVMNYTQTFLRSSTPLDFEIGKGSTWEGYANDPLDPSGSYRYAVVVCTYLVVDSRRIDTSKSVCSISDLSTVIILDKDPAITYIAVGVTLGIFGFLFVILIGFIIYWRRLSRKESPDIQIQSMGGKVSVAVRVEDFEAYYRKQKADSSCGFAEEFEDLKPVGTAQAKLHALALENKPKNRYNNVLPYDSSRVKLSVVHGSPNEDYINANYMPGYLSRKEYIAAQGPLPATVNEFWRMVWEKNVQTLVMLTRCNEQGRVKCEQYWSSGTKHCEDIIVTTTSEIQLEDWTIRDFDIKNVKTTEVRSVRHFHFTAWPDHGVPETTELLISFRHLVREHMNQYSRNSPTVVHCSAGVGRTGTFIAIDRLIFQIERENTVDVYGIVHDLRMHRPLMVQTEDQYVFLNQCALDIIRARTGNNVDLIYQNTAAISIYENVEPKRGY, via the exons ATGGTGACTGTCTACACAA GACCAAATTCGGTGACGGGTCTGACAAAGACGGAAATCACCACTAGTTCAGTAACCCTGAAGTGGAATCAGACAAACAGCAAACCACCATACCTTTATGAAGTGCAGCTTGAAAGTGAATCACAGCCAAAAGTGGTAAACACTACAACGTTTACATTTGATAGTCTTAAGTCTGGGAGCAAATACACTTTTACCGTCACTACAATGACAGAAGATTACACTCGAGCAGAGTCTGTGACGGTTTTCTACTATACAA GGCCTTATAATATCAcagttttaaatgcttttacCTTAAGCACAACTGCTATTTACCTAAACTGGACAAGACCATACGAGTACAAGGATGACTTCAAATATTGGGTGGAGACAACGGGCTGTCACAACCAAAATACCAGCTCAAAAGGAGAAAGTGTGACCTTCTCAGGTCTCACCTCTGGAACCAACTGCAGCTTCTGTGTTACTGTCATGGCAGAGGATGGCACTGAAGGGAAAGAGACCTGCACCACTCAGTACACAC AACCCCAGGTGGCTTTGCTCAATATCGCCAATGAGGGATCCAATAATTCAGTCCTGGTATCATGGACCAACCTTCCTGGAAATGTGGAGAAATATGACCTTCATCTAAACTGCTCCTCCAGTCCAAATCAAACAGCAACTCCAATAGAAAAGCGCAGTTTTAACAACACTTACAGGTTTTATAACCTGCATGCTGCAGAGCTCTGCAGTGCTGTGATGATTTCTAACAGTGGAACATTCAAAGTACCATCTGAAATTGTTACAACTGCAACTT ACCCAAATCCTCCTGGGAATATTGACATCCAGAAGCAGACAACCAGTTCTATTGAACTGCAATGGGGAAAAGCACCTGATATGGAATATGCATTCAACTACAGCTACAAGCTGACCTACAATCGTTCTCTGAACGATATAAAAATCCCTTCTATCAAGACAAATTACAATTTTTCCCAACTTCTGTCTGGGACCTCCTACAACATTTCTGTGACAACTGTGGGACCAATGAATTTTGAGAGTAAATCTGTTTACATATACGTGACCACAA GACCTCACAATGTGAAGTCTGTCACACTTGATCCTGGCGAGGAACATATCAATTTAAATTGGATCCTACCTGATGAGTATAAGGAAACCTATCGTTTTTTTGTCGCCTGGCAAAGCCATGATGGGGCTTATCCTACGAACACCACAAGTAATAAAACTTCATATAACATCACTGGACTGACGCCTGGTACTAACTAcaacatcttcatcatcaccaaGACCTCTGATGGAACAGAATCTGCCACAGAGAAGATGTCCGGCTGCACAA AACCCCAGGTGGCTTTGCTCAATATCTCCAATGAGGGATCCAATAATTCAGTCCTGGTATCATGGACCAACCCTCGTGGAAATGTGGAGAAATATGACCTTCATCTAAACTGCTCCTCCAGTCCAAATCAAACAGCAACTCCAATAGAAAAGCGCAGTTTTAACAACACTTACAGGTTTTATAACCTGCATGCTGCAGAGCTCTGCAGTGCTGTGATGATTTCTAACAGTGGAACATTCAAAGTACCATCTGAAATTGTTACAACTGCAACTT ACCCAAATCCTCCTGGGAATATTGACATCCAGAAGCAGACAACCAGTTCTATTGAACTGCAATGGGGAAAAGCACCTGATATGGAATATGCATTCAACTACAGCTACAAGCTGACCTTCAATCGTTCTCTGGACGATATAAAAATCCCTTCTGACAAGACAAATTACAGTTTGTCCCAACTTCCTTCTGGGACCTCCTACAACATTTCTGTGACAACTGTGGGACCAATGTATTTTGAGAGTAAATCTGTTTACATATACGTGACCACAA GACCTCACAATGTGAAGTCTGTCACACTTGATCCTGGCGAGGAACATATCAATTTAAATTGGACCCAACCTGATGAGTATAAGGAAACCTATCGTTTTTTTGTCGCCTGGCAAAGCCGTGATTGGGCTTATCCTACGAACACCACAAGTAATAAAACTTTATATAACATCACTGGACTGACGCCTGGTACTAACTAcaacatcttcatcatcaccaaGACCTCTGATGGAACAGAATCTGCCACAGAGAAGATGTCCGGCTGCACAA ATGCAAGTCCTGTGAATAACTTAAGATGTGATGGACCAAACTCTGGAGATGCAAAACTTATTCTGAATTGGAACGAGCCCAAAGGAAAATACTATAATTTCAAGTTTACTGTAACCAACACTTCCACCCTTTCTTATACGAATAGTTTTGAACACATTATTTCTAATCTTACTTACCATTCTACTTATAGTATTACAGTAGAGACTCAGAGTTGTGGAAATTCTAGCCCTCCTCAGTGGATAACATGTCAGACAGGTGTCACAA AGCCCCCCATTCCATCAGACTTTGCGAAGCAGGTGTCTAAAACTCACACTACATTCACCCTTCAAGTTAAAACTGACCTGATAAGCAACTCTAAAGGACCAGTGACTCATGTTGGGATTCTGGTAACAAGCGATGACAGTG ccAAAATTCCTGATATTGAAAATTTCCTGGCGAAAACATACAGTGAATGGAAATCAAAGTCTGCAATAGCATATCTTGCAACAGTAATGAACTATACCCAAACGTTCCTTAGAAGTTCTACTCCCTTAGACTTTGAGATAGGAAAAGGATCAACATGGGAAGGCTATGCTAATGATCCTCTGGATCCATCTGGAAGTTATAG ATATGCTGTTGTGGTTTGTACCTATTTGGTTGTGGATTCAAGAAGAATTGACACCAGCAAATCAGTTTGTTCTATATCAGATTTGTCTACTGTGATTATTCTCGACAAAGATCCAG CTATCACCTATATTGCTGTTGGAGTAACGTTGGGAATTTTTGGATTTCTCTTTGTCATCCTTATTGGTTTCATCATCTATTGGAGAAG GTTATCCCGTAAGGAGTCTCCTGACATCCAGATTCAGTCGATGGG gGGGAAAGT AAGTGTGGCTGTGAGAGTGGAGGACTTTGAAGCTTACTACAGGAAGCAGAAAGCTGACTCCAGCTGTGGCTTTGCTGAAGAATTTGAG gaCCTGAAGCCTGTTGGTACAGCTCAGGCAAAACTGCATGCACTGGCTCTTGAAAACAAGCCTAAAAATCGCTACAACAACGTGCTTCCTT ATGACTCCTCGAGAGTGAAACTCTCTGTTGTCCATGGAAGTCCAAACGAAGATTACATCAATGCTAACTACATGCCG GGTTACCTTTCCAGGAAGGAGTACATCGCAGCTCAGGGACCTTTGCCTGCAACAGTCAACGAGTTCTGGAGGATGGTCTGGGAGAAGAACGTCCAAACTCTGGTCATGCTAACACGCTGTAATGAACAAGGAAGG GTTAAATGTGAGCAGTACTGGAGTTCTGGCACCAAACACTGTGAAGACATCATTGTGACAACAACCTCTGAAATCCAACTTGAAGACTGGACCATCAGggattttgacataaaaaat GTGAAAACAACAGAGGTCCGCTCAGTCCGCCACTTCCATTTCACAGCCTGGCCTGATCACGGCGTTCCAGAAACCACAGAGCTTCTGATCAGTTTCAGACATCTGGTCAGAGAGCACATGAACCAGTATTCCAGAAACTCCCCCACAGTGGTTCACTGCAG TGCTGGAGTCGGGCGCACAGGCACCTTCATAGCCATCGATCGCTTGATCTTCCAGATCGAGAGGGAAAACACTGTAGATGTGTACGGCATTGTACATGATCTGCGAATGCACCGGCCCCTTATGGTGCAGACTGAA GACCAGTATGTCTTCCTAAACCAGTGTGCCTTGGACATCATCCGGGCGAGAACTGGGAACAATGTGGATCTAATCTACCAGAACACAGCTGCCATCTCAATTTATGAAAACGTAGAACCCAAAAGGGGATATTAG